Proteins from a genomic interval of Dama dama isolate Ldn47 chromosome 1, ASM3311817v1, whole genome shotgun sequence:
- the LOC133064498 gene encoding LOW QUALITY PROTEIN: uncharacterized protein LOC133064498 (The sequence of the model RefSeq protein was modified relative to this genomic sequence to represent the inferred CDS: substituted 1 base at 1 genomic stop codon), with protein MEIRPPPYVPSLQSPPRREAPTGEPRGLRGPTGTNHEGGLALGTRGKTKGDRGKQDPGDPELPSSTVQALPVRVGPTNPDGERTYQYWPFSTSDLYNWKTQNPPFSEKPQGLIDLLDSILFTHNPTWDDCQQLLQVLFTTEERERILAEARKRVPGVDGRPTAQPHLVDEGFPLLRPNWDFERVEGRERLRVYRQTLMAGLRAAARKPTNLAKVNLVRQEPTESPAAFLERLMEAFRQYTPMDPQAEESRAAVLLAFVNQAAPDIRKKLQKVEGLGEQTIQDLLKVAEKVFNNRETPEEREERIRREERELAEKIRKEDREHRARENRKNQKELAQILFAGIKAGTELREPRNPRTGEKEKPKRQALKKDQCAYCKEQGHWKNECPKRDSKGTRVLYAGEDSDXGSRDSAPLPESWVTIHVEGKPVGFMVDTGAQHSVLNKKLGPMSKKASLVQGAMGTKRYCWTTERKVNLGTHQVSHSFLVIPECPAPLLGRDLLTKVNAQIHFDPGGMSVTDGLGQPIHVLSLALRDEYRLFAPKPSETIALDVQPWVHKYPLAWAETAGMGLAKQRHPVVIELKAEAVPVRVRQYPMSQEARRGITPHIRRLIEAGILRRCQSPWNTPLLPVKKPGGTDYRPVQDLREVNKRVSDIHPTVPNPYTLLSSLLPEYTWYTVLDLKDAFFSLPLAVQSQEIFAFEWTEGEGQPVVQLTWTRLPQGFKNSPTLFNEALSEDLYEYRACHPEVILLQYVDDLMLAGTTEEACSRATGDLLQTLGILEYRASAKKAQIARQEVTYLGYKIRQGQRWLTQAMKETILQIPEPKNPRQVREFLGTVGYCRLWIMGFAEKARPLYEGSKETPKWTWTEPMKQAFQTLRRALLEAPALALPNPNKSFQLFVDEKQGIGKGVLTQQWGPWKRPVAYLSKRLDPVAAGWPPCLRIIAAIALLVHDADKLTYGQQLSVYTPHAVEGVLKQPPGKWISNARLTHYQALLLDAPWVRFQTPCSLNPATLLPNPEKDSPLHDCSEILAEALAARKDLTDVPLSNSELVWFTDGSSYVKDGQRKAGAAIVDDSGRTIWAETLPPNTSAQKAELIALIQALEQAKGKRVTIFTDSRYAFSTAHIQGPIYQERGFRTAEGKEVKNLPEIRRLLEAVQLPRAVAIVHVPGHQKGEDPKARGNRAADAAAREAASRDYAAPILAVGLPPPGMGTLPPVPEYSLPDLAWINKDTTLQKDDQDGWYRDQNNNLILPATLGRHLCEHLHTTTHLGEKKTLTLLQMACLRFPRQNATVREIIQACEACQLMRAEKKQHSGTRYRGEKPGQHWEIDFTEVRPGKYGYRYLLVLVDTFSGWVEAFPTKGETAIVVAKKILEEIVPRYGLPVTMGSDNGPAFVSQIVQGLAQALGTKWKLHCEYNPQSSGQVERMNRTLKETLTKLAIETGGDWVTLLPFALFRARNTPYKLNLTPFEILYGRPPPVYPIFEGKCLPPPTLGQFQQTLIALSKVHNHVWKLIREMHEGQNKRALPSHNIGPGDWVWVKRHQSKVLEPRWKGPYVVLLTTPTAVKVDGIGPWVHCNHVRQATSEEQEKARAEWKASPHPSNPLKLKLVRWEAS; from the exons ATGGAGATAAGGCCTCCGCCATATGTGCCCTCCTTGCAATCCCCTCCGAGGAGAGAAGCTCCCACAGGTGAACCGAGAGGATTAAGAGGGCCAACGGGAACCAACCATGAGGGGGGACTGGCATTGGGGACCCGGGGGAAAACTAAGGGAGATAGGGGTAAGCAagaccctggggacccagagttaccttcatccactGTTCAGGCGCTCCCTGTCCGAGTGGGACCAACTAACCCGgacggagagcgaacctatcagtactggcccttttccacgagtgacctgtacaattggaagacccaaaaccctcctttctcagagaagccccaaggcctcattgacctcttagattccattttgttcactcataatcccacctgggatgattgtcagcagctgttgcaggtgctcttcaccacggaagaacgggagcgaattcTGGCAGAGGCGCGGAAACGGGTACCAGGGGTCGACGGGAGGCCAACTGCCCAGCCTCATcttgtggacgaggggtttcctctgttgcggcctaactgggattttgagcgggtggaaggtagggagcgtctccgagtgtaccgccagactctaatggctggcctgcgggctgcagcaagaaagccgacaaatctggcaaaggtaaatttagtaaggcaagagcccactgaaagcccggcagccttcctagagaggctgatggaagctttcaggcaatatacacctatggacccccaggctgaggagtcacgcgctgcagttttgttagcgtttgtgaatcaggcagccccagatattaggaagaaattacaaaaagtagagggattgggagaacagacaatacaggatttactgaaagtagctgaaaaggtatttaataatagggagaccccagaagaaagggaagagcgaattcggcgggaggaaagggaattagcggagaagatcaggaaagaagacagGGAACATAGGGCTAgagaaaaccggaagaaccagaaggagctagcccagattctttttgcggggataaaggctggaacagaattgagggaacctcgaAACCCCCGgacgggagaaaaagaaaaaccaaaaaggcaggccctaaagaaggatcagtgcgcctactgcaaagaacaggggcactggaaaaacgagtgccctaagagggactcaAAG ggaactcgagttctatatgcgggggaagacagtgactaggggagtcgagactcggcacccctccccgagtcctgggtaaccatacatgtggaggggaaacccgttggcttcatggtagatactggcgcccaacactctgttttaaataaaaaactgggaccaatgtctaagaaagcCAGCTTAGTGCAAGGAGCCatggggacaaaaagatattgttggaccacagaacggaaagtaaatctggggacccaccaggtgtcccattcgtttttggtgataccagaatgcccagcccctctacttggaagagacttgttgactaaagttaatgctcagatccattttgaccccgggggaatgtcagtcacggatggacttggacaacCGATACATGTTTTGTCCCTAGCCTTAagggatgaatacagactttttgcgcctaagccctcagagaccatagcactagatgtacaaccgtgggtccataaatatccattggcctgggcagaaacagcaggaatgggactagctaaacagagacatccggtcgtcatcgagctaaaggccgaggcagttcctgtgagggtgagacagtaccctatgagccaagaagctcggcgggggatcactccccacattcgacggctCATAGAGGCCGGAATTCTCAGGCgatgccaatccccttggaacacccccttactgccggtgaagaagccaggggggacggattacagacctgtccaagacctgcgagaagtcaacaaacgggtgagtgacatacacccaactgtccctaacccgtatactctcctgagcagtttactgcctgagtacacttggtacactgtgctggacttgaaggatgcctttttcagcctacccctggcagtccagagccaggagatatttgcctttgagtggactgagggggaaggccaaccggtagtacaattaacttggacccgcctcccacaggggttcaagaactcccctaccttgtttaatgaggctctgagtgaggacctctacgaatatcgggcttgccacccagaggtcattctgctacaatatgtagatgaccttatgttggctggaaccacagaggaagcTTGCAGCCGTGCCACTGGGGACCTATTACAGACCCTAGGCATCTTGGAGTATCGCGCTAGcgcaaagaaggcacaaatagcccggcaagaggtcacctatttggggtataagatcaggcaggggcaaaggtggctaacccaggccatgaaagaaacaatattgcagataccagagcccaaaaaccctcgccaggtgagagagtttctggggactgttggatattgcagactgtggattatggggtttgctgagaaggcccggcccttatatgagggaagtaaagagaccccaaagtggacttggactgagccaatgaaacaggctttccagacactcagacgggccctactagaagccccagcccttgccctgcctaacccaaataagtcattccagctgtttgtagatgaaaagcaaggaataggaaagggggtcttgactcaacaatggggaccatggaagcggccggtagcatacctttcgaagcgattagacccggtggccgctgggtggcccccttgccttcgcATCATTGCAGCTATAGCCCTCCTCGTCCACGACGCTGacaagttgacgtatggacagcaactctcggtttacaccccccacgcagtggaaggggttttaaagcagccgccgggtaagtggatctccaatgcccgcttgacacactaccaggccttgctgctcgatgccccatgggtgcgttttcagaccccttgctcccTAAATCCGGCCACGCTCCTACCCAACCCAGAGAAGGAcagccctctccatgattgcagtgagatactggctgaggccctggcggcacgaaaagacttaactgatgtacccctaagcaacagtgagctagtatggttcaccgatgggagcagttatgtaaaagatgggcaaaggaaggcgggagccgccatagttgatgattcagggcggacgatatgggctgagacactacccccaaacacttctgcacaaaaagcagaattgattgccctaatacaggctctggagcaagccaaagggaagagagtcaccatttttactgacagccgatatgctttcagcactgcccatattcaaggtcccatataccaagaaaggggatttcggacagctgagggaaaagaggtcaaaaatctgCCTGAGATTCGCAGGCTCTTGGAAGCTGTCCAACTACCCCGGGCAGTAGCTatagtacatgtccccggtcaccagaagGGAGAAGACCCTAAGGCGCGAGGCAATCGTGCTGCTGATGCGGCCGCTCGAGAAGCGGCTAGCCGGGACTatgccgcccccatattagccgtgggCCTTCCACCCCCTGGTATGGGGACCTTGCCACCAGTTCCCgaatattccctccctgatctcgcctggatcaacaaggataccaccctccagaaagatgaccaagatggatggtaccgagaccaaaacaacaacctgatcttgcctgccaccctgggtcgtcacctgtgtgaacacctgcacacaactacgcacttgggagaaaaaaagaccctaacacttctccagatggcctgcctgaggttccctcgacaaaatgcaactgtacgagagataattcaagcctgcgaagcgtgccagctgatgagggcagagaagaagcagcactcgggaacgaggtaccgaggggaaaagccagggcaacattgggagatagatttcaccgaggtaaggccaggcaagtatgGGTACCGCTATCTGTTGgtactggtagataccttctcggggtgggtagaagctttccccactaagggagagacagcaatagtggttgctaaaaagatcttagaggagatagtgcctaggtatgggctgccagtgactatgggctctgataatggacctgcctttgtgagccagattgtacaagggctggcccaagctctggggacgaaatggaagttacattgcgaatataatccccagagctcaggacaggttgagagaatgaatcggaccctaaaagaaactttgacaaagttggcaatagagactggcggggactgggtgaccctcctcccctttgcactctttcgggcacgtaacaccccttataagctgaatcttactccttttgagattctgtatggaagaccccctcctgtgtatcctattttcgaaggaaaatgcctgccaccccctactttgggacaattccagcaaactctgatagcattaagtaaggtgcataaccatgtttggaaattgattcgagAGATGCATGAGGGCCAAAACAAGAGGGccctcccctcacataatattggcccaggtgattgggtttgggtaaaacgacaccaatctaaagtattagaacctagatggaaaggcccttatgttgttctccttaccactcctaccgctgtcaaggtcgacgggattggaccctgggttcactgcaatcacgtgcggcaagctacatcggaagaacaggaaaaagcgcgagcagaatggaaggcgagtcctcacccgtcaaatcctttgaaactgaaactcgtccgctgggaggcctcctaa
- the LOC133044954 gene encoding protein FAM210B, mitochondrial-like, which yields MAGLLALLSPAGRVGARVRCPATWLLGAAAPCVPPPVFLPWLGPGPDAQLLCAARGNYQGRQDPSKITAPTGSYIKGTEEKKLSKSQQLKKIFQEYGAVGVSLHIGISLISLGMFYMVISSGVDMSTVLLKLGFKESLVQSKMAAGTSTFVAAYAIHKLFAPVRISITLVSVPLIVRYFRKVGIFKPPAAKP from the coding sequence ATGGCCGGGCTGCTGGCGCTGCTGAGCCCCGCGGGCCGGGTGGGCGCCCGGGTTCGGTGCCCCGCCACCTGGCTCCTGGGCGCCGCTGCCCCCTGTGTCCCCCCGCCGGTGTTCCTGCCGTGGCTCGGGCCCGGGCCGGACGCCCAGCTGCTGTGCGCCGCCCGCGGGAACTACCAGGGCCGCCAGGACCCCAGCAAAATCACTGCACCCACAGGCAGCTATATCAAGGGCACAGAGGAGAAAAAGCTAAGCAAGTCGCAGCAGCTGAAAAAGATTTTTCAAGAATATGGTGCCGTGGGAGTGTCACTGCACATTGGAATCTCATTAATCTCCTTGGGAATGTTTTACATGGTTATTTCAAGTGGAGTGGACATGTCAACCGTCCTGCTTAAACTCGGCTTCAAAGAGTCACTAGTCCAGTCGAAAATGGCAGCCGGTACAAGCACCTTTGTGGCGGCCTATGCCATCCACAAGCTGTTCGCACCCGTGAGGATCAGTATTACCTTAGTTTCCGTGCCCTTGATTGTCAGATACTTTCGGAAAGTGGGAATTTTTAAACCTCCAGCGGCAAAGCCTTGA